A stretch of Henckelia pumila isolate YLH828 chromosome 4, ASM3356847v2, whole genome shotgun sequence DNA encodes these proteins:
- the LOC140859805 gene encoding beta-amylase 3, chloroplastic-like has protein sequence MALTLRSSTSFINLNDNRNSKTPNDFSSVVGFPQIKASFQLRVKNSTKEAPMERTYSYSEGRKGEQREKLHGMAGPHSHNGPRVPVFVMLPLDTVSVGGNLNKPRAMFASLMALKSAGVDGVMVDAWWGLVEKDGPMKYNWEGYAELINMVGKLGLKLQVVMSFHQCGGNVGDSCSIPLPPWVLEEISKNPNLVYTDRSGRRNPEYISLGCDSLPVLRGRTPIQVYSDYMRSFRERFKDYLGDVIAEIQVGMGPCGELRYPSYPESNGTWRFPGIGEFQCYDTYMKASLAATAKAIGKDDWGQGGPHDAGQYSQFPEDTGFFRSDGTWKSEYGQFFLEWYSGKLLEHGEKILTAADSIFKGTGAKLSGKVAGIHWHYKTRSHAAELTAGYYNTRNRDGYLPIARMMGKHGVVLNFTCMEMRDGEQPGEASCSPEGLVRQVKAATKTARIELAGENALERYDMGAYLQVVATSMPDSGHGLSAFTYLRMDKHLFEAENWRNFVEFVKSLSEGVRKTRLPESDTIGTDLYVGFIKQNTERKIKEGVLV, from the exons ATGGCTTTAACACTTCGTTCCTCAACTTCTTTTATCAATCTAAATGATAACAGGAACTCTAAAACCCCTAATGATTTCTCTAGCGTGGTTGGCTTTCCCCAAATCAAGGCATCTTTCCAGCTGCGGGTGAAGAATTCGACAAAAGAAGCGCCCATGGAAAGGACTTACTCCTATTCAGAAGGCAGAAAAGGTGAGCAAAGAGAGAAACTGCATGGAATGGCAGGTCCACACAGCCATAACGGTCCGAGGGTACCTGTTTTCGTGATGCTGCCGCTCGATACAGTGTCTGTTGGAGGGAATTTGAACAAACCACGGGCCATGTTCGCGAGTTTGATGGCTCTCAAGAGCGCCGGAGTCGACGGCGTAATGGTTGACGCCTGGTGGGGATTGGTGGAGAAAGATGGACCTATGAAGTACAATTGGGAAGGCTATGCAGAGCTTATAAATATGGTCGGAAAGCTCGGCTTGAAGCTTCAAGTTGTCATGTCTTTCCATCAGTGCGGAGGAAATGTTGGAGACTCTTGCAG CATTCCTCTACCCCCATGGGTGCTCGAAGAGATTAGCAAGAATCCTAATCTTGTCTATACTGATAGATCAGGTCGGCGCAACCCTGAGTATATATCCTTAGGTTGCGACTCTCTACCGGTTCTTAGAGGGAGGACACCAATTCAGGTCTATTCTGATTATATGCGAAGTTTTAGAGAAAGATTCAAGGACTACCTCGGAGACGTTATTGCG GAGATACAAGTGGGAATGGGACCGTGTGGAGAGCTAAGATATCCATCTTATCCAGAAAGCAACGGCACCTGGAGATTCCCAGGAATTGGGGAATTCCAATGCTATGACACG TACATGAAGGCTTCATTAGCAGCAACAGCAAAGGCAATTGGGAAAGACGACTGGGGACAAGGAGGGCCTCATGATGCCGGCCAATATAGCCAGTTCCCAGAAGACACCGGATTTTTTCGAAGTGATGGTACATGGAAAAGTGAATATGGGCAATTTTTCTTAGAATGGTACTCTGGGAAGCTACTTGAGCATGGGGAGAAAATCCTTACAGCAGCAGACAGTATATTTAAAGGAACTGGAGCCAAACTTTCGGGAAAAGTAGCTGGAATCCATTGGCATTACAAAACAAGATCACATGCAGCGGAACTAACAGCAGGATACTATAACACCAGGAATAGAGATGGTTACCTACCGATAGCAAGAATGATGGGTAAGCATGGGGTCGTGCTTAACTTTACATGTATGGAAATGAGAGATGGAGAACAGCCAGGGGAAGCGAGCTGCTCACCAGAAGGTCTAGTTAGACAAGTCAAGGCAGCAACTAAAACAGCTAGAATAGAACTTGCCGGAGAAAATGCACTAGAAAGGTATGATATGGGAGCTTATTTGCAAGTTGTGGCAACAAGTATGCCTGACTCAGGGCATGGACTGAGTGCATTTACATATTTAAGAATGGACAAACACTTATTTGAGGCAGAGAACTGGAGAAATTTCGTCGAATTTGTAAAAAGCCTGTCAGAAGGTGTCCGGAAAACGCGACTTCCAGAGAGTGATACAATTGGAACAGATCTGTATGTTGGATTTATCAAACAGAATACTGAGAGAAAGATAAAGGAAGGTGTCCTAGTGTGA